Part of the Leptodactylus fuscus isolate aLepFus1 chromosome 6, aLepFus1.hap2, whole genome shotgun sequence genome, cCAGCTGTCTGTACCAGGTGACTGCTACAGCTAAGGGGTCAGTAATAGatatgagcaagtactatttgaaattgccgtttcgaatagcacacacccataggaatgaatggaagtggccggcacgcaggggtttaagcagccggctgcatccattcattcctatgggtccgTGCTCTAGTCAGCAAGTCCGTGGCTACAGAGATTCCCTAGCAGAAATGAGATGTCACTGGTGATCTCAGCCAGGTGACTCATATGCAGATCAATGGAGCAGACACTCCTGGAACTGGAGGCATGGGGAGTGGTCAATACTAGtttgtttccgttcagggggtccacaaGCTGACTCcccgaacactgatgtgaactgggtcttGCATAGCTAGGAAAGGAAATAATGAAAAAAGGCActgagcattaacatacaaactatgGTAccttgtgtccttaaagggttaaatcatCCCTGAAATTTATGCCAGCTCCAACTCGCCCTCCGCTGCTGCAGTAGGTATAAAGACTGGTGTAGAAAAAAGTTATTAAACTGCATAACCGTAAATCTGgaccagaatacaaaatgagagcTGTGCAATAATTAGTTGCTCGGGGGAACTACTGGTAAGAATGTTCACATCTTGAAaattggtggaggaaaaagtcctgcatggaaggATTTCTCAGTTtacataaagaaagaaaaaaacaaccttGCTGCCTTTAGAAgaaaattttttatataaaatcaATACTCACCTGGGCAGTCCCCTGGTGATCCAGCACGCTCTCTGACTGCCTCCTTAGTCTCCGATGTGCAGATGGCATGTGACCGATACAGTAGTCATGTGCTCTCTTATTGGCAATATGGCTCCCATGACTGTATTACTGTGCAACTAAGGCTAGGTCCACACCAGGGTTCAAACTATTCTGGGATTTCCATTcccaaatccgcttgaaaaatgcagagagaagtgtcttgcaagcaggactttttttctccacatttttcaggtggaaacacagcagaccccattagtctatggtttctgcaggtaactgctgtttAAGCCAAtgaggtttccgttcttcaggtccacttggggtgAATCAAGCGTAATATGACAAGTGGCTGCTGTGGTCTTTGGCTGGAGCACTTGCATGCCATCTGCATATCAACAGATATCGAGGGGACCATCAGAGAGGCATTGCTGGGGAAATGGACACGTGagtattcattttttattttatgctcTTTATAGTGTATTTTTTTCAtaacctggacaacctctttaaccccttcccaactttCGCCTTACTAGTATGACGGATaccgggtgtttaaacatggcggccactcGGGACCCGGGCAGCCACCATGGccgccaggtgtctgctgtataaaacagcgatCATGGGGATTAAGCCactctggcgcctcggtcaaagctgatcgtaaataaaaccatataaacttggtatgcttggaatcataccgaaacatagaatacaggtgacatgtcattttggctgctcagtgaacaccataaaaacaaagctcataaagtcacacaaatgcactttttattcaaatcccctcattcagaattttttttccggcttcccagtacattatacagaataataaatggtggcatcataaagaaaaatttgtcccacaaacattaagatctAAATATAGCTCTGagggtggaaaaataaaaaagttatgggttttggaaggggggagtcaaaaacgaaaattgaaaaatgcccgtGGCTTGAATGGGTTAAAGAGAGactgtctgtcaccagaacccaacatataaaCCCAGCCCAGCAGACAGGTTAGGGTTACATGAACCAAATAGTATTTTTCCCTTGAGAATTGGTGCTTccattgtcaatatgcaaatgagctataaggtgttgccattgctccaaagtggAAAGTGACAATCCTGTTTGAGGTGGCCTAACCTTTGTATCTGGGggcctgggttgatatgctggtgatagactccctttcacatgtgcatatgcacatagaAGCCCCCAACATATCTAACACCATGCGACATTAGGGAAATGTGGGGCAAGTTACCCCAACAGGGTGCAAAACTGACAAAACTCACCTTACAAATGATACATTTCCACATATTCAAAATATCAATTGCTGAATGTGTGAAAGACGCCTGTGAAAGCATAAATGGGGGCCACTAGGTGTGTATGGATCCAtatggtcacacacacacacacactatatatatatatatatgtacacacacacaaacaatccggtctgtcagcaattTGTATGGATGGaatatgtccttttattggaaaaagcagtacaccacgtatcagtCCTCACTGGGACCaagcacttgagaaaggtcccagtgtggaccgatacatggtgtactgctttttcaataaaaggacattttccatccatacaagctgctgacagaccggattgctttttctattgcaaacccttttgcctggagaggggtttctgccgtgcaatttgtgagataatccccagatttgctggtgctgctgcaattatttttcttatctatctatctatctatctatctctctctctctctctctctctctctctctctctctctctctctctctctctctctctctctctctctatctaatctatctatctatctgtctatctaatctatctatctaatctatctatctatctgtctatctaatctatctatctaatctatcgaTATATGGACTATTCCCCTCACTGTAGCATCAGCGCTCGCGCTGTTCACGTGACCAGAGCCCGGTTTATTGCACTGTTATGTACTATAGCGGCTTATGCAACTGAGCCCCGCCCCTATTACCATATAAGGATCTTCAGCCTTCCTTTTAGCCGCACCCTGATAGGTTCCTGCGCTGTCATTGGCTAAGGGGTTGCTGTGGCGTGTTTATGAGGAAGTGGCTGTTCTAGGTGCTCAGAGAGTAGTAGCTTGGACAAGATGGACAGCGTGGACCTGGGAAAGCTCGGCGGGTTGGTGGTGAAGAATGCCCTGAGCGGGGAGGTGAGCCGGGGACTGCGGTGTAATGGCGGCACGGGGTGTCTGGTGTCAGTGATTGTGTCATCAGTGTCTGGCTTCTCTGTCAGACAGCCCATTGCCTTTTGCTCAGCCTCTGCCCTAGACATTGGCCAGGGCTCTAGTAATGTCAGGGCGATGCCCTCGTATACTGCAGTGATAGGAGAGCGGTCAGGTGTCCTGTATCCTATATGTTGTGGCTCACATCACCCATACTACACCAGATATTGGGGTACACGTTCCTGTAAAGTGGGGTACAATGTGGGAATGTTCAGTATCTAGTCCTACTAGCAATGTCTCCTGATACTTTCTTGTAGTGTCTCTATGGCCATCTTCACTATGGCTCCCTAATCTCTTTAGGATGTCTATGAgggattaaagggcttgtccatggGGTATTTTGTCAGGAGACTACTAGAGACTGCTCATTATGTGCTAATAAGTCTACTACAGCGCATGTAATGGATGCACCAACTTAAAGGGATCTGCCTTAGAGGATTTAAAGGGGACTTCCACCTATGTGCTTTCCCCACATGCCTAAAGGTAAATTTTAGCTTCCCAAAGGCTAAATCAGATGTCGGGTAACTCTGACCTTCATGGGGCTGTAATGGTGAATGTCTGCCCCTTTAATCTTGTAGGCTTTGGTCATGTCAGATCTTTCTTGTGCTTACAGGAAGTTGATTTGCAGTCTTTGTGGAGAGACCACACGACCGTCTTGTTCTTCCTAAGGAGGTTCGGCTGCCAGATTTGCCGTTGGACGGCTAAAGAAGTTTCCAAGCTGCAAGAATCATTTAACGCCAACCAGATACGTCTGATAGGGATTGGACCAGAGAGTGTGGGCCTGCAGGAGTTTGTGGATGGGAAATACTTTACAGGGGGTAAGATTATATAGACAAAATGAAGGATGTTCTGAGACATAAAGATCTGGTCGTGGGCTTTATAGACAACAATATCTTATACAAATTAACTAACATGGGAAATGGCCTGACTTGTAGTATTAAAGGAACGGCTGATAGTGTTACGCTTAGTCCAGGGCCTAAGTAGCTGCAGCATGGTGTAAGAATTCAGAAATGCCAAATGGGGTCTCCATATGTCAtagtccaccccccccccccccttaggtgATGTGTTTCAGTTTTGTGCACCTGTGTAATGTTACGCCATCTTAGGAACATATTGGTGACATGATGGACACCATTGGCACCTGATGGTCTGTTGGTATTAAATCACATGGAAGATAACAGCACTCTGTAAATGAGTGAATTGGGGTCCTAACCCAATGTAACAGTAGAACTGACTTTCACCTTTGCGTCAGATGCTACTTGATAACTTTTATTAGGTGTTTGGCAGAAAACACCTGACATTTCAGTCATGGACCTTAGTTAGACATGGCAAAAGTATTACATATATGATCTGACGTGTATACTGACAACCTAAGTATACGTTGTGGAAATCCAACAAACATTGGGTAGGGGAGCATTGTGCAGGCCGAGTATATACAGTTCAGCCAAAGGGAAATGATGGTATGCAGATGGAAATGCTGTTCTAGTAGCTTGTAGTAAGACCAAGTAGACTTCATAATGGGCAATTGATTGGTTTACTTGTATTCATACAACACTTGCAGAGTAGGTTTATGGCTCTGACATAACCCCACCTGCCATACTCCTGTTAATGAACAGCCAGATGACCCAAAGGTATAAGCCGCGCATCAACTAGCTGTTGTCATCTGTAGTTGTGATGTTGTGTAAGCTGTGTCATTGGTTGTGTAACTGAAGAACTCTTCTCTTTCAGAATTATATCTGGATGAATCAAAGCAATTATACAAAGACCTGGGATTCAAGAGGTTGGTGTCTGACGTGTCCACAGGTTTATGCCTTTGTTTACGGCTCcgtattctactccagagctgcattcataattttcCAGGTTTTAAACCTAAATATCTCCAACATTCCCTGCTGTTCCATTGACTTGTATTCTCAGTAGTTTTATATTTGCAGTAGATACATTAATCATGTGATGTAGGTAAAACTAGTCCCACTGCATTAGAGCTAAGCTGGATGGCTCAATCTGAGGCTACCACCTTACTTGTTTGCCTATGAGGTTGTTTTTGACAAACTGAAACCTGATTAAGGCTAAACCCCCacaggacgtcccacagcaaaaaagctctgtAGGAAAAATAGCGGTGGCAATGCATTCTGGCTTTTCCCACAtcattttaaacagaaagtttgcagagttttcttctgcagacttttacaattatacctatggggaaaccgctggtgtttctgtaggtataattgaaacgctgtgatttccaaaaccacacttggaaattgcagcttgtctgcactgcagtttttaccacaagtGGGCATGGGACTtgctaaatcccatccactttgcccgtactgtaaaaaatgttttttgttttttccccctgctgattgcaaattgcagcgtttatgtcccatggggcctctgCCTAAAGGGTTTTCCAGAATAGCTTAATTTATAATTATGAAACTTAACCCCCCACACCTCTTCCTTCTAAGTTACTCATGGTTTAAAAAACCTGTAGGGCTACAGcctaaatatccctcctcagctgctgattgtTGCTTGTCAGAATCCTGAGTTGCATGAACTAGAGCTGGTAAATGCTTCACATGTTGGCGTGACAATCATAAAGTGACAGCAGCGAACAGTCTTGCAATGAAGAGAATAcaaactgggaaaaaaaaattctattgtcATTTCTGCATTTTAAAAACtcccacattttttttctcccccccccccccccccccccttcccaatggTGAGAGTcatgaaagaatttttttttttttttttttaaatgtcactGTTTGAGGGTAAATGTTTTGTGGAGAGGATGAAACAAAAACTGCAGTTCCTTAGTTTCTGATTTTCGCTTTTATTATGtctgtgtggtaaaaatgataTTGTAACTGTCTGCAGTTCATTACAATGACAATACATGTGTGTATgatatttaacatttttttttttcacataagaCGACTTGAATGTAGTGTCACATCACTGCTTGTACAACATCCTGCgttgcagtatattatacattTTAGCTACTTTGGTTACTCCTTGGTGCCCTGCAATTGTAACACAGATGGATGAGGGCAACTGATTTCCTTatagcagtgtgaacataccctgagggGTTAAAGTAGTTAATGTGACAACGTTTAGCATCAGATCTCTTCTTAGTTAGAACGTCCTATAAGAGTCACTAGTATACTGTGGTCAAAtttctaattatatatatatatatatatatatatatatatatatatatatatatatttttttttttgtgtgtgtattacaGGTACAATGCATTGTCTATAGTTCCTGCAGCTCTTGGCAAGAAAGTTCGAGATGTTGTTACTAAGGTGAGATAATGTCTACATACCTCCAAACTGTcttggattcagtgggacagtcctggattttaGGAGTTGTCCCAGGTAATGGCTCCTGATTTCAACTCTGTCCTAAGGACAGTTCAATTTCCTACTTTACCATTCACCCCTTTACTTTGTTGCCAATGGCTTCTGTGCAAGAAGGTGCAATATACTACTGTCACGACACTGCACCTGCTGCCTTAAGCTGCTGGagtactatactgtatgggggcattatattttgTAGGGCACTTAAGCAGCTTCATTGCTGTGTTTTACACAGAGGAGGACACTATTGCTGGGTGGGTGAAAAGGGACATGGGCAAGACTGGGCTGTTACTTGCATGACTTATCATATGTACATTTTCTTATCTGCAAGTTAATATAATtaatttatattttctttttaaagTCGAATGCAGATGGAGTGCAAGGAAACTTCAATGGAGACCTCCTGCAGAGTGGGGGAATGTTGATTGTCAGTAAAGGTATTTATGTTGGGTATTTGTGCAATTATATATGCAGAAATATAAATGCCTTTTGCCTATACTCAAAATGACCATAAGGTGGCAGGAAAGAACTGTCAGGTGAACTTTCAATGAGTAAGAAGTGTAAACCTGTTCATAAACCTCTAGTACAGGCTGTGACTCTTCTGTTATGCAACTACAACTCTAAGCATGCTGTAATATGAAGGACCTGTCAATGATTTCGCCTTgtatctgaaatttttttttatttctttttccccCTCTAGGTGGCGAAAAAGTTTTGCTTCATTTTATACAAGATTCCCCTGGTGACTATGTTCCTCTAGAAACGATAGCGAAAACTCTAGACATTTCTGCACAAGTGACTGAAGGAGCACGCCCTCAGGTAGAAGTTGGATGTCatgactatactgtattatagttACTTGAAGATATCTTTATATGAAATTTTTAGGAGGGGCCAAATCAGGGATCTTGTGGTAGTAGTATGCCCAGCAAAGTTTataacattttctaaagtttagaaTCTGTCACGTTATGACATACAACCTCAACCCAAAGTAACCCAATGTTGCAAGTcgcctgcaacttttttttttttttatttaaaccatAGTCTTCAGTGGAAGTTACACATGACTACATTTGCTTGCAACATGTCTGACTAGACTGTTTTTACAGCCAAATCAGTGGTCTTCGATAACATGCACAGATATAGTTATAGTTGTTCAACTTTTTGTCATGTTATGTAGCCCGAGTCTAATAGATCCTCAGGTAGCCAGACTTCCAGTTTCAATgttgaaaagctgggtgacaaataATTGTAGCTGTAATTGTTCATAGAGCCAAGAACAGTCCTACAGGGTATAATCTAAACTGGTAGCTGCTCCTCTATAGGGACCCCTACCAGCACCCTGACTATTTGTATGCATATAAACATACATGACTGCCTCATTCATATATCACTTAGTCTCACAGGCCGCACACAATCCTGCTTATTTTTGGGTCATGTACTATCTTTGGTATAAAGTCATGTTCTCTGCCCCATGCTAAACCTGTGTTCTCCCTTTCTTCTACAGTGTAATGATGACGTATGTACACGATGAATGAAGCATCCAGGATCCCGGTTCATAGTCTCAGCTTATGCCCTCTGCATTACACCTTGTTGCCTGCAGTCCTGGCATTGACTAAAGAAACACCGTGAGATTAGATTTTAGTATAATGTACATGAACCTTAATTATTGAATAATGAAGAAATTAGCAGATTTCTAATAAATTAATTTGCATAAACTCCTCCAGTTTCAAGATCTTTGGAAATGGGCTCATTCTTTACATCCAAAGCTGGAAGCCTCTGCTGATCTTGCCTTTTATCAGGCAATATCAGGCTGGGTTTTCAGCCTTTGGATGAGCAGAAAATGGTGTGGTAAAATGATAGCCACAATAATGTAAGCTGAGATCTTGAATGACAGCGATTAAAGCATACCTCTAGATATACCATAGGTGTtactgaaggtttttttttttttttctcaactttTGAGGCTGTTACTTCTACATATTTATAAAAAGACATTCAAATAATTGCTGTGCTCTTCTAACATTGCTATGTTTGTAGAGAAGAGGCTGCACAAAGTGaggctatacagtgttggccaaaagtattggcacccctgcaattctgtcaaatactcattttcttccagaaaattattgcaagcacaaactctttgataGTAatatattttgcttgcaatgaaaaaacaaaagagaatggaaaaaagtcaaatcattgatcattttacacaactccaaaaatgggccggacaaaagtattggcgccctcagcctaatacttggtagcacaacctttagacaaaataactgcgcacaaccgcttccggtaaccatcaatgagtttcttacaatgctctgctggaattttagaccattcttctttggcaaactgctccaggtccctgagatgtgaagggggccttctccaaactgccatcaagagatctctccacaggtgttctatgggattcaggcctggactcattgctgacactttagaagtctccagtgctttctctcaaaccattttctagtgctttttgaagtgtgttttgggtcattgtcctgctggaagacccatgacctctgagggagacccagctttctcacactgggccctacattatgctgcaaaatttgttggtagtcttcagacttcataatgccatgcacaaggtcaagcagtccagtgccagaggcagcaaagcaaccccaaaacatcagggaacctccgccatgtttgactgtagggaccatgttttctttgaaggattttttttttttttttttttttttttttctccctccctttaAACTCTATATTGATGCATTTTTCcctaaaaagctctacttttctcatctgaccagagaacgttcttccaaaacatttttggctttctcagttaagttttggcaaacgccagcctggcttttttatgtctctgggtaagaagtggggtcttcctgggtatcttaccatacagtcccttttaatTCAGatgccgacagatagtacgggttgacactgttgtaccctcggactgcagggcagcttgaacatgTTTGGgtattagtcgaggttctttatccaccatccgcacaatcttgcgtttgaaatctctcgtcaatttttcttttctgtccacatctagggaggttagccacagtgccatgggctttaaacttcttgatgacactgcacacagacacaagaacattcaggtctttggagatggacttgtagccttgagattgctcatgcttcctcacaattttgcttctcaagtcctcagacagttctttggtcttatttcttttctccatgctcaatgtggtacacacaagaacagttgagtcaactttaatccatttcaactggctgcaagtgtgatttagttattgccaccacctgttaggtgcctcaggtaagtaacaggtgctgttaattacacaaattagagaagcatcacatgatttttcaaacagtgccaatacttttgtccaccccctttttcatgtttgctgtggaattatatccaatttggctttttggctattctttttgtggttttccactgaagacaaattgaagataataccaaagaatttgtgattgcaatcattttctggaagaaaatgagtattatctgacagaattgcaggggtgccaatacttttggccaacactgtaaataaaTTTGCCAGCTGACAACAGCATCATACTCAACAACAATTGTCTACATGGAGCCTTGTGTGTCATGCTGAATATGAAGACAAATCTTATATAGTCAGATAGAAGATAAGCAGGAGAAGCCTAATGAGTGGTGAATAAAGCCAATCTCCTGATGTATTACAAACTTTATGTTCAAATTACTTTTCACTTATGCGAAGTTGTCTATAACTGGAGGTCTGATTTAAGCTTTAGTTCAATGCCAGCTGTTCATTGAACATCCACCTCTGCCCTTTTTACCTACATTCTGTGCTGAAGTTGATAGAGGGTCCTCACCACCTGTGTCACTTTGCATTCTGGCAAAGATCCTGTTTCACTATTTCTGCTGCAATTGAATTTTTCTCAAACCCCCGttccctacttttttttttttgtcagcatAGTTATCTCTGTTGTCAGGTTGGTAGTCCCTGTCTTCTCCAGCTTGACGTTGTCCACCTAACGGTAGAGACCGTAATTgttctgaaactaacagcaccaataactCCAGAATAGTAGgggctagagcaggggtgctcacactttttcagcatgtgagctactttatatactgacccaagggataagatctactacccacttcttgtgggcagggcggagcgtgagagcaggagacagctctccggtgtgtgtgcttgttcacagcgcaggctgagaatcatctctggacactggcaggccggggccttgcactcgttcacagtcagggctgtggcagccctgcctgccagtgtccggagatgactctcagcctacgctgtgaacaagcagcaccctggcttgcttcatccctaagagcggggaatgcgtcatcccccggagctgctgcccggcctgtagacaccggggatccctggctgcatctcgcgattgacgtattgggcacccctgggctAGAGagtccagaatcagtggagcagctcctATGGAAGGAAGCAAAaaattggaggtggtgaaatgttccTTTtgatgattcagagctccaagtcCACTGTAGAAacccagagtaaaaaaaaaaacaaacctaccAGTTCTGGCATTTTATGTGACTTGAGCATGACCAGCACGTGTGCCTAAACCACAAGAAATTGGCTGTCTAAAGAGAAGGCCTCAGCCAAAAATTGATATGCCTAGGCTGTGCAAGTGGGCTTCCCTGGACACACATCTACAGTGTTACCAAGTATGCTTAAATAAAAAGGATTTAAAAGTTGTACATATCTTTAAAGTCTAGTGTGAAAGATAAAGCAGGCTATATACCTCAGACAGCTGATGAAACAATAGATAAACCCGTTGAATCATTTCATATTTGGAGTCTCACTTTCAACCCTCTCTGCTTATGCCAGGTTCatactagcattcagcttttcatCCTTCTGGACCACTTGGggccccaaaaaatggaaaccctatctgcttaaaaagcagttacctattgaaacccacagaccccttaGACTGGTGGaagtggtggagagaaaagtccattgTGACTTTCCTCTATGcctattttaagcggaatggggatGAAGTTTTGTGCTGAGAATCAAACACTAGTGTAACTTTTACTTACCTTTTCATCTATAtacttaaatattttattttctggTATTTGCACACAttttttgtataattttatataatatattttatattcttcCTCTGGAGTCCATTACTTCTTGATTTGTGTGAATTGTACTGAAGTAGTGACTACAATGAACCAACTACTGTTATGGTTTAGATGAAAGGCCTGTAAAAGCCATAGCAGAAATTTGGCTGATAACAGCAAACAGTAGAGACAGCTATTTAACACTAGCTCAGTTCTGCGAGCCAAGACGGACCCCCAGATGCCTTCACCAGAGCACACCTCACGGTGGgttggacttgtgctgaattagAGTTCGCCAAACATGAAGGATGTACCAATAATATATGTACTGCTGGCTGGAACCAGAACAAAACCCACTACAACTTACAAAGTGGAGTGGAAACGGGAGTAGTTGTACAAGCATGGGTTAGAATCAAGAGCGAAGCGAAATCCAAAAAAACCCCAGGCCAATAGGCAAAATCCAAGTGGGCATGAGACAGGCAGAATCAGCAGGCAAATAGGGTAACTAGGGAGCAAGCTAAAGGTCAAtaaacacaggtacacagctatgccagggcctcgggagggcagcatttttgccgacctaagccagtccagggaagcgagcggtgtattggggcggccctgctggacgcagcgctgctccagcagggcCGCacctcacaggcagagagcaggtcctctccctgcctgcgaacgccgctcgctctggtaggccccgcccacttacaCTGGCCCCGCCCCTTTCTGATAGGTACCACCCCCCTcctcggggaggggggggcggctttctgacgtctgcttcaggcgccagaaagccatggttcacccctgtacaCACAATATAGAGAGCCAAACTAGGAGGTACAACCATATTATCCAGCACCTGTGGCAGGAGGGAGAGGTCTTCTATAGGCCTCCTCAGCTGTTAATTGGATCACACCAGGAAACTTTTGACCTGCTTTCCAGGTCAACATAGTAACGTTAAAGGTGCAACAGCCGGAATGAGAATCCTGACAACTACTGTCTGTTATACTTACGTTACTGCTGTGGTTCCTACACATATTGAACTGAATTGATGGGACCTGAAAGATATCAGATTAAATATACAAGGTTATTGGATGCAATGCTAAGGCTGAGCTTATGCTTCTCCTCGGCACTCAATCCTATAAGCCAAGCTGTAGCATGGGGCTCCTTTCAAATGAAAGGGACATAAGAAATCTACCTCACGTAAGTATACTTACAGGGGTTTGTCAAGACTAAAAATAGTGACCTACTCTTTGGATAGGTATTTCATTTGACATTGGTGGGGGTCGTACGCCCAGCCCTACACCGATCAGCTGGTTTACAAACAGTGACAATTTGTGGTAAATGATAAATTCATTTGATAAATCCAGCATACGTGAGCTTGACAGACTTTCCACCTTCCACTTTTCAAAATTGAGGTGAgtggaaaaataatataaaatatttaattCCTTCATTGTAAATCTTGGGTCTGAG contains:
- the LOC142210642 gene encoding prostamide/prostaglandin F synthase-like, which codes for MDSVDLGKLGGLVVKNALSGEEVDLQSLWRDHTTVLFFLRRFGCQICRWTAKEVSKLQESFNANQIRLIGIGPESVGLQEFVDGKYFTGELYLDESKQLYKDLGFKRYNALSIVPAALGKKVRDVVTKSNADGVQGNFNGDLLQSGGMLIVSKGGEKVLLHFIQDSPGDYVPLETIAKTLDISAQVTEGARPQCNDDVCTR